Within Lytechinus variegatus isolate NC3 chromosome 15, Lvar_3.0, whole genome shotgun sequence, the genomic segment gaagttccctggctaattcaaaagagacgccaagcatactcggtaatattttgacactgctgagcgagagttgagtgagcttaatTGCGTTGTAGTGGTtgtagtgcgacttaagctggcgctattcaaagtcccgtttcgcgccagcttgtttttttccttcctgtttgcttttcataagataccatgtaaaccacgcatgAGAGAGAcagcacgaagccgtaaaaaacaactggaaaaaatgtcaatttctttgtttcttgaaccttcctgtaatcccgtatccaaaattcatgctaagacatcaaatttctgaaagtgattgtgagattgtgatgcaagaaatgtgaatgtttcttcctcctacgctgggaaagacacagatcataatttgataagatgtactggcatgactggtactgtatcgtagtttgcaatgtaatggcagtgctgtgtgtgtacactgtgactgtgaggtgagtgagtgtgtaagttgccaatattgtcgggaccgttctttctttctaacatttgtagatgaattgatcaagaacagcatatttccgcataccggtaatctctttggatactttgaaatcttaaaaacttagattttgtttcttcgtacatgtacctcaaatatgcatgtaaatgtgagaattttttttttttttttttttagtccaaagttgggggtgcggttaatacacgggtgcggttaatacaccgttacttacggtactattataccctttttagacaggctaaaatttctttaacccggtactattggtggggcttaatggcaatttagccccacctatagtacggggttaagcttagcccaatttcgttttacacagcgtttttgcaaagtgggctaaccccacctatagtacgggattatttggccctgcaaaaaagcagggttatcccaccaattgcggtgctaagagcaatagtacggggttaagatcgcatgtgtaaaacgaaagtgggctaagcttaaccccgtactataggtggggctaaatggcaatttgtgtaaaaagtgtacgagtgaagtacttgtactacgaatgatcgacaaaaaccactagtccggggttagcgagtttcgtgtgtaaaaagcaagcattccttatccggggttagcaataacaatttggcatgtgtgaaaaagaaaaaaaatagtacggggttaaggatagtacggggttagcgatagtccggggttaagaaaaccCTGTGTAAAAAAGGgcattagtgatctcaattttaaagtagctataactttcttattgcttgtccgatttctttcaaactttcgccattctgttaaatttatttttctccttcccagcAGAACATGTtttggccaaggctggattcccctttaagtatttGAAAGAAGGAAATATTGAATACATAACATCTCATTCATGACGGacctcaaactttcattgaatttcagaCTAACACTAacacccgtattctgaagtcaagtttaacttaaactcaggtttaaagttgtggttgaagtatgggaagccaaaagtatcaaaaattttattaagttgtatgtttcttatgtttactgtgctctttcctgatttatcgatggtgaagacaatcatctatttatacttcctacacaattgtgaatgatttgagagccgaatgagctgaagtctGATATCTCTACTggtagtgattatgtaacaattggcagtccttacttaaaccacaactttaaacctgagtttaagttaaacccgacttcagaatacgggcctacgAGTAAAACCTGGTAAAACCTGGAATAAGAGATGATACATGTATCCACAAGAATATGCCACAGGATAACTACAAATAATCAGGAAAAAATGTCCATCTTTGCCTGGACAGAATGTCTTCTCAGATGGTAAAGTCAGAGCATGAGAATTTGGAATGATTTCCGTTTTGGAATAACTTGGTAATACAGTGAACTACTGCAGGAAGTGTGTGAGGGGATGACGAAAGAGGGTAATGAAAttagtgctgcagccgaaccgccgaaccgaacggaagttcgccgaacttggcacttccgaaccggaccgaaccgaactcaaaggcctggttcggaagttcggtaaaaaaaaaagtatgtttgtatgcaatgcgtgaatgcgatgactacatagatttaagtataaaattaataaaatatatattggttagtgattgtgcacaaagagaattccactcaatatatttttaaaatccactatgatagctcccatcttgtctttgattgaactgttatcaacttaagaatattttattaacataaatatattttttcttgataaaatgagggggcattttgaagctaaactcggtataaaagtgtggtgaaattacgtattgccgtaatcgatcgtgatcgtaatcggacctaatcattttgtatttaataaagaaaaagaaccagacataaattcattcctcgtaaatgacaaagtatgacagtttcggtctcgtgtttgattaaattttcatcattttcaatttttttataaacatgaataggcctgggagtaaacatcaaTTGATcaaatggttcgattggcatgccgccaatcaccaatcgattagcaaaatttacactaatcgaatgttcggcagatcccgattatgacgtTGGGATAACTctaatacccaagtaataaaaataaaatgacaagaaaacaatgatgacagctgttttttacaggtttaaaaattatgttaccgaggtaatgtttcaaaaattatcaatgattgtatcacattcacagttacataccaacatgatagcgctccgtaaatgttaatcccacccgaccttgccctcatacacaaaataagtcattgtgttcgtgcacaataataagtaaacacataaccagctcacttgagctgattggaccttcggatagccaatgaaactttgggaaacaaagaagcggaaggcatgtggttcccttatcaggaaaggtcatgacttcagaaataaattgacccctcccccatctgtgtgtgtgtgtgcgtgtaagggaaagagagagggaaggatagggggtgggagccggagaatttctttcatgtttcagaacaatgcaaccttttttatatccccctcaaccaatgaaaactacattccaacacgcgcccgccttcaccagtactttctcgactagtctccaaaaatagacccagttatacatgtacgttcaaatgataaaaaaatcgttattttgaaaggtatttcaaatgaaatatttttttttaatacatgtgtagcatcgtgggcagtgccacaagtggaggcggggacatggtgtgggcaagggatgaaaattttcaagtgaaatgctccacctgggctcagtctcaaagaatatacttcatgaatgagttgtttacgtctttggactcggcggggctgattcatttatatgaaggggtgtggcacttggagggatgaatgcataataccagggtaccagtattaatttaggaaagattttcattggaacaataaactgaaagatttaatctcatttcatgaagtttcttttgatataaaaaaatcatcgagaaggggaaaagggcctcatttatgctaaacatgtgactttgatggagatttcttcatgggggggggggtcaccataaagtaggacaactattgtgacttaaaagacgtgattcccgacgaacaatcgaatcattcaattatttttccaggaaataatcgaatggtaataatgacaatcgtcccaggcctaaacatgaatatattttttccttataaaatgtggggacattttaagcttaactcggttaaaaagtgtagttgaattacgtattgctgtaatcggatgtacatttaattgaaaagacataaattaattccttgtgactgacaaagtaatggtaaagtatatatattccaccttctgaaatttccatattaatataaacgataaataaataagagatgaaggaatgagggtgaaaaaaacaaaaaagataaaaattcaaaccaaatcaacgcatgttccctgatcgatgttccggaaatggttggtaaggaaagttgaaactggaagtccaaacaacctgctctcggtcgctattatacaggtaaaattcgtattccaaacttgaaacgtttttccattgtcaatattttcttaaaagtggtttaatctggccaattactgagaatgaaatgataaattatcagttccgtcttagttctgacgatcaacgccgagtgatttcacaacactaaaatacgtagtacagtcccatgtactcattttcgtgttagaaatatgtttgaagtcacgtagcgtcgatctttctggaccaagaatggactgatattttatctttttaaagtaattcattgaccagattttaccacttttcagaaaataggaactttctaaaacactcatattctttggaatgtgaattttaccggtataataacagttgagtggaggttgtttgtctactatttcgacattcccgatcaacactttccagtttgagaagctgcgttggcaataacatcgtaatcgatcatgatcagagctacatgaaataatcgtgaaaaaaatattctgatctttgtaattctgtttgtcctgattctctcgttatcattatttttttcttttgatttttttattttcattttaaaaatgaaagtagaaatgacttatttttttgttaattaaaacaaaagaaagttcaacaattatcttaactattctttttagaaacaaaatttattattaatacatgacGGATCATGCAAGAGATTACTTGTTAGTAGGCCggcgatctttattttttagatgttaaatttaatttggcatttattgccgaaccccgaaccgaaccaaagttcggaaaaaaattgccgaaccttgccgaaccgaaccgaacccgaacatgccgcctgacttgcagcactaaATGAAATGGTTTGGAAAGGTAATTTCAGTTCTCAcagaatattgataataataatatcaataataaacaTTGATTTATTCCTTAAAGTCAGCACAATAATACACATTAATTAATTCCATAAAGTCAACATCTGACAGGTTTAAAATCATGTCTTAGTATCACAAGacccctttctttcttcatctattttgtttaattatgaAGTTTTGTAAAAAGtcaacattttcaaagtcaaaGATATTTCACCTGTCCCTGCAGATGTGAATGTGGTACTTAGGTTTATCATCATCGCAACTCATCTGCActgttaataaaaataatatctgCAGACCTGAGTGCCAACCTCtgagaatgaaaaattgtattctgcgataaaaaactgtattttcccccaaaaaagtgtatttcataataaaatacaggGTGGACTCGCTCatcgcggcgctcaagctgcatgcaagctaaaatgcgcactgctcttgaaaaaaaaaaaaaacaattgaaacatgggcagatgaaaaaaacaaaacaattgaaacatgtgtatatctcaccctggttttaacaaaatgaataaaaaaaaaaacaagttacctgaaattacattgatctaataaccatatttaagtaaaacaaaatttttacaaaaaaacatattttttcaagaaaaaatgtactgccatattttggttgtaaaaacgtactaaatacgccCAAAActtactggttggcaggtctgtatcTGGCATTCATGAGGCACAGATTTGactatctagttgcctattttGATGGCTCACTATACATTATCCATGCTTTAGCTCCAACTACTATCTATAGGTACTTGGTGCATGCAAGGAagtaatcctgccgggtacccatttacctcacctgggttgtgtgcagcacaatgtagatcaatttcttgctgaaggaaattacgccatggctgggataaTTTTTCAAGTCAAATTtctccaaaatattttttagttaAGGGCATGGATGGTCTGGCACAAACTTCGCAAATGGATTTCTCAcaaattttctcaaaattaCATTTTGCATATTTCAGTTTACTACATACAACTGACTGGACATACGTGTATACCAATGATTGAACAGAAATAAAAACTAATGAAGGTAGTTCTACTCTATTAATCTTAGGAGATCAATCAAAGACAATAGTCAGGATAGCTGAACTAATAACATTGCTCTGAAGAGGGGATAATAAAAGTGCCAAAATTTGACAGACGAGAGTGTAAGATTGCGGGTATACAGGGTTTGAACAGTCTCTTATCTTCTCGTTAAAAGCACCATCCAAGCACGATTGGATAACAAGAGCTTCATTGCATTCATACTGGCTATCTGATGCCACAGAAACACAAACGAAACTAACTCAGAACCAAGTAATGATGCCATTTAAAACATTTATAGTTAAAATAGGTTtgggcccagtcttacaaagaattaggATTGATGACATCAaccataactatggaaagccagccaaagtcaatataaaaaatgcatgtaaattaagaggcttttataggaggaaattataatttgttaatttttttttttcggcattactcctatttgtttaagatcagtatgctcgatctgtaatgaaaatcataagatcataagtcagaaaaaattggaaccagtgggattcgaacctgccgtctactaaaattgttaaaaaattataatttcctcctataaaagcctcttaatttactatctattgtctaCAGCGGATggcatttgaatattaatgagtcagaaagaagaggatcgagggtatttggattccagttcatcgtggcttagccgtgaaccagaatagcctggtggttgagtcgctgcccggaaagcagtagatggcaggttcgaatcccactggttccaattttttctgacttatgatcttatgattttcattacagatcgagcatactgatcttaaacaaataggagtaatgcccaaaaaaaaatgcatgcttGTTCAAACTGTTTTCcaaatatgatgtatattcatgcattcaccattgtcttgacaattcagtatgcccCTCTTTGTATGAAAAAGGACAAAGTGCAAATTTCCTACAGAAAAATTATgcctttgatggatttccatatagtagAGCTTGATAAGATCAAtcataaatctttgtaagacagggcccacaTCAACCAAACTGACTCCAAACCAACTGATGATGTGCCATGCGAAGTATAGAGTATCGAAGTGTGACGTCACCAGTTTTCACTTCTGCATATCAGcgttttgataccatattttggtagaacatgatgaaaaaacccccacaacccaaatttggtgagaatcggtccatgggggccttaggtatgacctcatgaatacataattagcccctttgaagtcaatgtattattggcctggttcctTACATTCAGAACCAGGccaatgatacatgtacatttttgtatttggtgattcccaccaaattttgATCGTGGGCTTTTTtttcatgctctaccaaaatttGGTATAAAAAACGCTGCAATGCTAAAAAgttttttgtgacgtcatcattttGGTACTCTATAACAGCTTTGATCCTGTGTGGAATTGGTTTTGTTGGTGTTAATGTAGCTTAATTGGCAAGTTCATACAAGGGGTATTTCAGCAGTGTGATTACAAATTACGGGAACTCTCTTAACCGAGCGGGAAGTTAGGAGCGAAAACCATTGCCTCGCCTGCTgatcagaccatactgcacatGTAACTTTGAGAACTTACCCGGGAAGGGTCTGCTTCGGGTCAGTGTGACTGCGTAAATGATTATCAGTTACTTTAAGGCCTGAACAATTTCTTGTAATTTAATGGGTACTCTCATGATCAAGGCCATGTGAATGTACCTGTAGACATCTTTATTAGAATCATGAATGAGATCTCTTTTTCTTGCATTTAAGCAAATCTAAATGACTATGTTACAATGGTTCTGAAAAATTGCCTTTCGATACATCCCTTTTCACCGtttcatgtttaattttttttttaattcatcgtttatgattttttttgggggtggggagggggagaaCTATTGaacacaaatttgatttgaacCCAACATCTTTGAAAAATGTGTTTCTCAAGTAAAGTTTTGATTGAATACAGCCCTATTCAATTAATATGAGATGGATGCAGCAAAGacaacaaaaaagtttaaatgTAATTTATTGGTCTCAAAGGCTCGGTTATATTGAGTTTCCAGTATGAAAAACAATCAATTCTCATTAAAAGAATAATTTCCTTCCTCTAGAGTTTAATCTCTTCCTGCTCTAAATTAATTAAGCTAGAAACAAGATTAATGAATGATtcactccaaaaaaaaaataaaagaacatcTCTTTCAGTAATCAGAATTCTTTCTATAATACCTCttagaaaggaaagaaaatttcCACTAATAGCTCTCAGAATAAGGGAAAAAGAATTTCCAACAGCCTGTAGTATTTACAGGAAAGATTTTAAAGTTTGAACAAGAAAGCTCATAGACACAGACAATATTCTTCAAAACATGTGctgaaagagaaataaatgtGGGATGTTATCATCTTCAAATTTAGATACAATATCAGAGGAAGATGCTATAATTAGATAGCTGTAATGAGTTAATCAACCCTAACGAAGGAATTAGtaaagatctacatgtagaagaTAATGATTGAGTTATGAAACAGGTCCTTCGGGTTAAAATTCCATAACCTCCATTAGTCTCTTATGAATGCTTTCAGACCATAAATTTTTGGATCAAAATTGAAGTTCAAACCAATTTTTGCCAAGTTACGTTTGTTTCCctgtaaaaacaaattttaaataCTTGCACCTGAAACTTAAGGCTAATGTTCTCGTAATCTGGATCATATTTTTCTGAAATTGTCACTTTCCAATATGATATCCTGTTATTCCTTGCTGTCTTTCTGAGGAGGGCAATAGACACCAGTCCATTAATTATATTAGGGAAAGTCCCTTTTTGggcaaaaaaagaaagtagaaagTGATGACAATTGACCACAAAGCTTGCAATGTTTTGCAGAACATTTGAAAAGCACATAAATATGAAGGCTATTTTATGAGCATGtggatatgaaatattttgtactaaattttatcaaattcaattttctcAGGCACTGGGGGACAAGGGTTTGTTTATTAGAAGGCAATGTAAAATGCACAGATTGTAACAATTTACCCTTCCATAATGTAAAATGGACATATTTAATTAACTGCTCAAGTTCCACCATCTTTTTacttaattgtgaagtcagctGATAAAATATTGGATTCAATagagtttgtttctctgggcttgccAAACATTgcagtgttgttgtctacattcaacactcagcatgaaggagtgcattttgcgGTGGGGTGCACTAACTTTTGGGAACTGTCTGTATATTCTTAAAATCTAGAAAGCCCAGTTAAAACAATCCATACTGTTCCCCAAAGTCTGTACAAGTAGTCTACAAGAATGTAGACTACTGCATTAGCAGTACTATTTTATATAGTTGACTCATTATCTAATCAAGTAAACTAGGAACATGAGTGTATGATGTCAATGACTTACATTAGAGGAAACAATGTAATATGTTGCTTCTTCATCTCCCCCCCCTTGCACAATGTCACAGTATTATGAGTCAGTGTGACACTGATAAAATGCAGGCAGGCAATGTACTCTCTCATTAAATCTTGAGGGTGAAATTATAACAAAAGTTTTATTCacatttaaaaattatattttttccacGTTATATAATGTTGGTAACTTTTTATCTGATAATATAACTTCAATAAAATCTTGTTTTCAGTTGGTATTTTGAAATGGTCACAGAGAATACATTATGATTGGTATCAAATTTAATGAATGTAACTCTGGTAATTTACAGAGTATTCGATAGGTTATTAGATTTATATGAACAATATCTGCTGTGCCTCTAGTAGGCTTTCAAAAAATTTAAAAGCATTTTCATTCTATTcttgttgctgttgttgctcATACGTTAACCTCACTGAATCTTCTAAGTTTATTAAAACGATATCAGAGAGGATTTCTAATTACGTATTCTGATGGTTTAGAGCAAATGACATTACATCTTGGAACCTGTCTGGAATAACACGCACTATTCAACAACACAACAGCTTTTAGTCCTCTCCAAAGGACATGGTAATGAGAATTTAAAAGCCGCTCACATGAGATAtagttgatattttttatatccGAGTTGTTGTTTATCAGTCTagtgctctaccaactgagccatcTTGTGTCTTAAAATTAAGCACTTAAGCTATTTACATAATAACTGATTAGAAAAAAAGCAAGCAAGGAAGCTGCTATGAAACCACTAAGTACTAGAGACAAGATACTTAAGTGATGAGTACTCATAACTAATCAGCATGGAAATGATTGTTTTTCCAGTGGGTAGTAACACAGCGAGTGACGTCAGCAACTAAGAAAAGAGGATTTCCCTATCCTAGCCTCCAATTAGGaggaaatcaagaaaattatatatttttgatgGTCCAACAACACTTCAGCTTGCAGAAAACAAAAGTCAACAGCCACGGGTATGACTGGGGCAGATAGAACGTCATAGTGACGTCTGCTGACTCTGTTCCAATTGTTTCCAGCCCTTTCTGGTTTCTTTGAAGAATGTGTGTCATGCGTCTTATCTGTCTGCACTGTTCGTATTACTTGAACTGAATAtctcttctctttgtttttatcGTTTCAGAAGACATCTTACGCAGGATGGGACAAGTCTGATCACAGTGAATACCACTTTGGATACATTTGCTTCTTTAGTCTGGCATGACTTAAAATGTTCCAGTTGCTTTCAAAGATGTTGCCTACAACCTTTGTGAAAAGTAAACCAACTTCTGTATAGGCTGCCAGTTACTGAGAATACAGGTTACAACACCTTATCAAGGATCCAGTGAATGGAAACAACTATCAAGGAAATAATGTTCACACATGGAATTTTTAGTTCTAAACAGATGATCTGTGATATTGTTTAGCAAGATACTTGAAAACAAGATGGATAATGCAACAAATTCCCCCACCATCAGATCGCCTCATGGGTTAACATCAAATGACACATCTTCAGTCATAACAGTGGATAGCATAGCGAACACAACGAATCAGGTCTTCAGTGATTGGGTAGTGAACTTCGCTGATGCACTGAAGGGCAATACTACCCTGACATTCCCCAATGACAATCAAGTGGAAGAAGCCAATACTTACTGGATTTCAAACGCATTCAACCCTTCCACTCCTGGGCTTTCAACAGATGGAACACTGGTGAACAATTCAAGTACACCGGGTGTGGACAATGAAATGCCACACTGGGCAACGATACTGGCCCTTCTTATGATGATAGTGACGTGTCTCTTGATTATCGTTGGTAACGTGATAGTGCTGATTGTATTCCACTACACGCCATCACTGAACAATGCATCAGGAATCTTCATCAAGTCGCTGGCTTGCGCAGACCTGGGAGTGGGAATATGCTGCTCGTTTTCCATCCACTCGTGGTTCCTTCAGGAGTGGCCTTACGGAGATGCAAGTTGTGCAATAACTGGCTACACTCTGGCAGTAGCTGTAGGGGTTTCTATCATAGGACTGGCCTGCCTTAGCATTGACCGCTACATAGCAATCACCAGACCATTGAAATACTTCACCATCCTGACCAAGACAAGGGCGAGGATCATAGTGATAGCAGTATGGTTGATCAGTGCTGGGATATTCCTTCCATCCATGTTTGGATGGGGTACCTTCCATTACAATGACCATAGCTACGAGTGCTCCCTTCACTGGGAGGAGAATGTTGCCTTCTCATTCTTCATCATCGCTGTTCTAGTCGTGCCTGCTTTGGTCATCTCAACCTTCTGCTACGTTCACATCCTCAAGGTCAGCTTCGTACAAACCCAGCAAATTGAACGCACCGGAATGATGTTCAAATCGCCCAACCAACGGGAAAGTACTAGATCCAGCTATGAACGTCTCCTAGCAAAGATATTCCTTGTGATCATCAGTGCTTTCTATGTCACTTGGCTACCCTTCGTGGTGACCAAGACTCTCAGGGGTCTTGTAGACATTCACATTCCACCAGCAGCCATGTTCTTTTTCTCCTGGCTAGGCATCGTGAACAGTTTCCTTAACTGCATCGTCTACAGCATCGGTCATCAATCATTCCGAGATGGATTTGTAGTCATGATACGAAAAAGCCGTAGGAGAGCCTCAACTTACTCCTCTTGCTTCTTTACCTCAAACAGTCGCAAAAAGCATCACAAAAagttgaagaagaaaaatggaCATCTTTATTCCAATGGAAAGGAACGATTCATTGATGTGCGTCCAATACCAATTCCCATTAAAGAAAGCTCCTTATAAGAATCACTGCTACTCAAGATGGGTTTCTGTATTATCTGCTATGAAATATACATACTTCAAAATTCACATACGTACTCATATCAAATGGTACTCAATGTCTGCAAACATAATACCATGCATTCAATTCAGCCCATTgctggtatatatatatttgttgtgTATATTCTGTACTACGCATTAAAGTAATCTTGGGTATCTGACAGTTAAGATGTTACGCAtgtataatgaaaaataaagtatgtattttgatgtacatgtaaaaattataaaaaatggtTTTAAGATTTAACAAATATCTATAACTATCTTGAGATTgtgtgttaaaatttcaatatacCTCATTTTTCATAGAAAGGGAATACATATGAAGGAGAATATTTCTTCTCCCATCACctaatattctattttttcaacctttttcGATCGGTATTCCTGCTTTAGTGAAGAATTGACGACccacaagctttgctttctgATTTTCCAGTAAAAATACAAAGATTTCATAAGGTCAAAATAAATTTGGTCCACAATCGGCAAgaactgttcatttttttatataacttATTGTATGTAAACAAAATTCTAATGTACATGGATCAAAATGAATGATGAAAGCAAACTTTAAACTAAAAGATGCCAATTCGCACTTTTAAacagtgatttttttgttttcactgCATTGCCAATTTAGATCATTTACTGATTACATAATTGGTATGAAAGGCGTAGGAACACCACCAAACACTCCACTGGAAATACTAACATCAAATTTGTCAGTACATCTTGTCTTTCTAAATCATATTCCATTCGTGATTTATAGAAtttaagataaatgaaaattga encodes:
- the LOC121429131 gene encoding probable G-protein coupled receptor 21, with product MDNATNSPTIRSPHGLTSNDTSSVITVDSIANTTNQVFSDWVVNFADALKGNTTLTFPNDNQVEEANTYWISNAFNPSTPGLSTDGTLVNNSSTPGVDNEMPHWATILALLMMIVTCLLIIVGNVIVLIVFHYTPSLNNASGIFIKSLACADLGVGICCSFSIHSWFLQEWPYGDASCAITGYTLAVAVGVSIIGLACLSIDRYIAITRPLKYFTILTKTRARIIVIAVWLISAGIFLPSMFGWGTFHYNDHSYECSLHWEENVAFSFFIIAVLVVPALVISTFCYVHILKVSFVQTQQIERTGMMFKSPNQRESTRSSYERLLAKIFLVIISAFYVTWLPFVVTKTLRGLVDIHIPPAAMFFFSWLGIVNSFLNCIVYSIGHQSFRDGFVVMIRKSRRRASTYSSCFFTSNSRKKHHKKLKKKNGHLYSNGKERFIDVRPIPIPIKESSL